One region of Gorilla gorilla gorilla isolate KB3781 chromosome 15, NHGRI_mGorGor1-v2.1_pri, whole genome shotgun sequence genomic DNA includes:
- the WARS1 gene encoding tryptophan--tRNA ligase, cytoplasmic isoform X2, with the protein MLVSLKMSYKAATGEDYKADCPPGNPAPTSNHGPDATEAEEDFVDPWTVQTSSAKGIDYDKLIVRFGSSKIDKELINRIERATGQRPHHFLRRGIFFSHRDMNQVLDAYENKKPFYLYTGRGPSSEAMHVGHLIPFIFTKWLQDVFNVPLVIQMTDDEKYLWKDLTLDQAYSYAVENAKDIIACGFDINKTFIFSDLDYMGMSSGFYKNVVKIQKHVTFNQVKGIFGFTDSDCIGKISFPAIQAAPSFSNSFPQIFRDRTDIQCLIPCAIDQDPYFRMTRDVAPRIGYPKPALLHSTFFPALQGAQTKMSASDPNSSIFLTDTAKQIKTKVNKHAFSGGRDTIEEHRQFGGNCDVDVSFMYLTFFLEDDDKLEQIRKDYTSGAMLTGELKKALIEVLQPLIAEHQARRKEVTDEIVKEFMTPRKLSFDFQ; encoded by the exons ATGTTGGTGTCGTTAAAAATGAGCTACAAAGCTGCCACGGGGGAGGATTACAAGGCTGACTGTCCTCCAGGGAACCCAGCACCTACCAGTAATCATGGCCCAGATGCCACAGAAGCTGAAGAGGATTTTGTGGACCCATGGACAGTACAGACAAGCAGTGCAAAAGGCATAGACTACGATAAGCTCATTG ttCGGTTTGGAAGTAGTAAAATTGACAAAGAGCTAATAAACCGAATAGAGAGAGCCACCGGCCAAAGACCACACCACTTCCTGCGCAGAGGCATCTTCTTCTCACACAG agATATGAATCAGGTTCTTGATGCCTATGAAAATAAGAAGCCATTTTATCTGTACACGGGCCGGGGCCCCTCTTCTGAAGCAATGCATGTAGGTCACCtcattccatttattttcacAAA GTGGCTCCAGGATGTATTTAACGTGCCCTTGGTCATCCAGATGACGGATGACGAGAAGTATCTGTGGAAGGACCTGACCCTGGACCAGGCCTATAGCTATGCTGTGGAGAATGCCAAGGACATCATCGCCTGTGGCTTTGACATCAACAAGACTTTCATATTCTCTGACCTGGACTACATGGG GATGAGCTCAGGTTTCTACAAAAATGTGGTGAAGATTCAAAAGCATGTTACCTTCAACCAAGTGAAAGGCATTTTCGGCTTCACTGACAGCGACTGCATTG ggAAGATCAGTTTTCCTGCCATCCAGGCTGCTCCCTCCTTCAGCAACTCATTCCCACAGATCTTCCGAGACAGGACGGATATCCAGTGCCTTATCCCATGTGCCATTGACCAG GATCCTTACTTTAGAATGACAAGGGACGTCGCCCCCAGGATCGGCTATCCTAAACCAGCCCTGCTGCACTCCACCTTCTTCCCCGCCCTGCAGGGCGCCCAGACCAAAATGAGTGCCAGCGACCCCAACTCCTCCATCTTCCTCACCGACACGGCCAAGCAGATCAAAACCAAG GTCAATAAGCATGCGTTTTCTGGAGGGAGAGACACCATCGAGGAGCACAGGCAGTTTGGGGGCAACTGTGATGTGGACGTGTCTTTCATGTACCTGACCTTCTTCCTCGAGGACGACGACAAGCTCGAGCAGATCAGGAAG GATTACACCAGCGGAGCCATGCTCACCGGTGAGCTCAAGAAGGCACTCATAGAGGTTCTGCAGCCCTTGATCGCAGAGCACCAGGCCCGGCGCAAGGAGGTCACGGATGAGATAGTGAAAGAGTTCATGACTCCCCGGAAGCTGTCCTTCGACTTTCAGTAG
- the WARS1 gene encoding tryptophan--tRNA ligase, cytoplasmic isoform X1, whose product MPNSEPASLLELFNSIATQGELVRSLKAGSASKDEIDSAVKMLVSLKMSYKAATGEDYKADCPPGNPAPTSNHGPDATEAEEDFVDPWTVQTSSAKGIDYDKLIVRFGSSKIDKELINRIERATGQRPHHFLRRGIFFSHRDMNQVLDAYENKKPFYLYTGRGPSSEAMHVGHLIPFIFTKWLQDVFNVPLVIQMTDDEKYLWKDLTLDQAYSYAVENAKDIIACGFDINKTFIFSDLDYMGMSSGFYKNVVKIQKHVTFNQVKGIFGFTDSDCIGKISFPAIQAAPSFSNSFPQIFRDRTDIQCLIPCAIDQDPYFRMTRDVAPRIGYPKPALLHSTFFPALQGAQTKMSASDPNSSIFLTDTAKQIKTKVNKHAFSGGRDTIEEHRQFGGNCDVDVSFMYLTFFLEDDDKLEQIRKDYTSGAMLTGELKKALIEVLQPLIAEHQARRKEVTDEIVKEFMTPRKLSFDFQ is encoded by the exons ATGCCCAACAGTGAGCCCGCATCTCTGCTGGAGCTGTTCAACAGCATCGCCACACAAGGGGAGCTCGTGAGGTCCCTCAAAGCGGGAAGTGCGTCAAAG GATGAAATTGATTCTGCAGTAAAGATGTTGGTGTCGTTAAAAATGAGCTACAAAGCTGCCACGGGGGAGGATTACAAGGCTGACTGTCCTCCAGGGAACCCAGCACCTACCAGTAATCATGGCCCAGATGCCACAGAAGCTGAAGAGGATTTTGTGGACCCATGGACAGTACAGACAAGCAGTGCAAAAGGCATAGACTACGATAAGCTCATTG ttCGGTTTGGAAGTAGTAAAATTGACAAAGAGCTAATAAACCGAATAGAGAGAGCCACCGGCCAAAGACCACACCACTTCCTGCGCAGAGGCATCTTCTTCTCACACAG agATATGAATCAGGTTCTTGATGCCTATGAAAATAAGAAGCCATTTTATCTGTACACGGGCCGGGGCCCCTCTTCTGAAGCAATGCATGTAGGTCACCtcattccatttattttcacAAA GTGGCTCCAGGATGTATTTAACGTGCCCTTGGTCATCCAGATGACGGATGACGAGAAGTATCTGTGGAAGGACCTGACCCTGGACCAGGCCTATAGCTATGCTGTGGAGAATGCCAAGGACATCATCGCCTGTGGCTTTGACATCAACAAGACTTTCATATTCTCTGACCTGGACTACATGGG GATGAGCTCAGGTTTCTACAAAAATGTGGTGAAGATTCAAAAGCATGTTACCTTCAACCAAGTGAAAGGCATTTTCGGCTTCACTGACAGCGACTGCATTG ggAAGATCAGTTTTCCTGCCATCCAGGCTGCTCCCTCCTTCAGCAACTCATTCCCACAGATCTTCCGAGACAGGACGGATATCCAGTGCCTTATCCCATGTGCCATTGACCAG GATCCTTACTTTAGAATGACAAGGGACGTCGCCCCCAGGATCGGCTATCCTAAACCAGCCCTGCTGCACTCCACCTTCTTCCCCGCCCTGCAGGGCGCCCAGACCAAAATGAGTGCCAGCGACCCCAACTCCTCCATCTTCCTCACCGACACGGCCAAGCAGATCAAAACCAAG GTCAATAAGCATGCGTTTTCTGGAGGGAGAGACACCATCGAGGAGCACAGGCAGTTTGGGGGCAACTGTGATGTGGACGTGTCTTTCATGTACCTGACCTTCTTCCTCGAGGACGACGACAAGCTCGAGCAGATCAGGAAG GATTACACCAGCGGAGCCATGCTCACCGGTGAGCTCAAGAAGGCACTCATAGAGGTTCTGCAGCCCTTGATCGCAGAGCACCAGGCCCGGCGCAAGGAGGTCACGGATGAGATAGTGAAAGAGTTCATGACTCCCCGGAAGCTGTCCTTCGACTTTCAGTAG